The following coding sequences lie in one Vanessa tameamea isolate UH-Manoa-2023 chromosome 17, ilVanTame1 primary haplotype, whole genome shotgun sequence genomic window:
- the LOC113394775 gene encoding protein spaetzle 4 isoform X1 has product MRLAIAFLFVVTWTAAHGYDYASACARPYRSKRAKPVPDVPCDLSKQSYCTTPGNSYPWHAIRRFIRENQGLMRRMYGEERHIAVLKAELENFIDDDDDDRGNDFSEDLIKTKMLYTKKTQGRAMKDKPHFRPIQSNEKQKKVDNDTLKVKPLDTLNSTSKNKDNQNDTNNEASNDDKGISYKTKLESIANIEINNLDPDVITLEAVIKQSIEANSIYTNFSGTSKSEILSSEIKNNTDRNTIATTTEIIVNTTESNDEQYDDITTETGKDGWKSNADASTLPPTLLFSEHEKVKIDRIDTKENEKKEEFHPKPVVHQETMRPSVIKLRGANACETKEEMAAPFWANSTRGEMLALLNMYPFEQYIHLETCVHKHKQMYCREGCRCEQQFRLHRLLAYDPRNECRGIFADWFKFPACCVCKCYDVPLEFRARSPRILHPQYDEEVKRLIYEDVARDWYTMSYEDPDELY; this is encoded by the exons ATGCGTCTCGCGATCGCCTTTCTGTTTGTG GTGACATGGACAGCAGCTCATGGCTACGACTACGCCTCGGCGTGTGCGCGGCCCTACCGCTCCAAACGCGCTAAACCTGTACCCGACGTACCGTGTGATCTGAGCAAGCAAAGCTACTGCACTACACCCGGCAATAGCTACCCTTGGCATGCGATACGACGATTCATTCGAGAGAATCAG GGTCTAATGAGAAGAATGTACGGAGAGGAACGTCACATCGCTGTACTTAAAGCCGAATTAGAAAATTTCATTGACGATGACGACGATGACAGAGGCAATGATTTTTCGGAAGaccttataaaaacaaaaatgttgtaCACAAAGAAAACCCAGGGACGTGCCATGAAAGACAAACCACATTTTAGACCAATTCAATCAaatgagaaacaaaaaaaagttgatAACGATACCTTGAAAGTGAAGCCTTTAGACACATTGAATAGTACCAGTAAAAACAAAGATAATCAAAACGATACAAATAATGAAGCGTCAAACGACGACAAAGGTATATCGTACAAAACTAAGCTCGAAAGTATagcaaatattgaaattaataatttagatccaGACGTAATTACTCTAGAAGCAGTCATAAAACAAAGTATCGAGGCAAACAGTATATACACAAATTTCTCTGGTACGTCGAAGAGTGAAATACTGTCTTCTGAAATTAAGAATAACACAGATCGAAACACAATTGCTACAACAACAGAAATCATAGTGAATACCACAGAAAGTAATGATGAACAATACGATGATATAACAACAGAAACGGGTAAGGATGGTTGGAAGAGCAACGCTGATGCTTCGACTTTACCTCCAACGTTACTGTTTTCTGAACATGAAAAGGTTAAAATCGATCGTATTGATACGAAAGAAAATGAGAAAAAAGAAGAATTTCATCCAAAACCAGTCGTACATCAGGAAACAATGCGTCCATCTGTAATAAAGCTACGAGGAGC AAACGCATGCGAAACCAAGGAAGAGATGGCAGCTCCTTTCTGGGCGAACAGCACGCGCGGGGAGATGCTAGCTCTCCTCAACATGTATCCCTTCGAGCAGTACATACACCTGGAGACGTGCGTGCACAAGCATAAACAAATGTACTGCAGGGAAGGGTGCAG ATGTGAACAGCAGTTCCGACTCCATCGCTTGCTGGCTTACGACCCACGTAACGAATGTCGCGGCATCTTCGCGGACTGGTTCAAATTCCCAGCGTGTTGTGTGTGCAAGTGCTATGACGTGCCTCTCGAGTTCCGCGCTCGATCACCCAGGATCCTGCACCCTCAGTACGACGAAGAAGTTAAAAGACTGATCTATGAGGACGTGGCGAGAGACTGGTACACCATGTCCTATGAGGACCCCGATGagttatattga
- the LOC113394775 gene encoding uncharacterized protein LOC113394775 isoform X2, protein MRRMYGEERHIAVLKAELENFIDDDDDDRGNDFSEDLIKTKMLYTKKTQGRAMKDKPHFRPIQSNEKQKKVDNDTLKVKPLDTLNSTSKNKDNQNDTNNEASNDDKGISYKTKLESIANIEINNLDPDVITLEAVIKQSIEANSIYTNFSGTSKSEILSSEIKNNTDRNTIATTTEIIVNTTESNDEQYDDITTETGKDGWKSNADASTLPPTLLFSEHEKVKIDRIDTKENEKKEEFHPKPVVHQETMRPSVIKLRGANACETKEEMAAPFWANSTRGEMLALLNMYPFEQYIHLETCVHKHKQMYCREGCRCEQQFRLHRLLAYDPRNECRGIFADWFKFPACCVCKCYDVPLEFRARSPRILHPQYDEEVKRLIYEDVARDWYTMSYEDPDELY, encoded by the exons ATGAGAAGAATGTACGGAGAGGAACGTCACATCGCTGTACTTAAAGCCGAATTAGAAAATTTCATTGACGATGACGACGATGACAGAGGCAATGATTTTTCGGAAGaccttataaaaacaaaaatgttgtaCACAAAGAAAACCCAGGGACGTGCCATGAAAGACAAACCACATTTTAGACCAATTCAATCAaatgagaaacaaaaaaaagttgatAACGATACCTTGAAAGTGAAGCCTTTAGACACATTGAATAGTACCAGTAAAAACAAAGATAATCAAAACGATACAAATAATGAAGCGTCAAACGACGACAAAGGTATATCGTACAAAACTAAGCTCGAAAGTATagcaaatattgaaattaataatttagatccaGACGTAATTACTCTAGAAGCAGTCATAAAACAAAGTATCGAGGCAAACAGTATATACACAAATTTCTCTGGTACGTCGAAGAGTGAAATACTGTCTTCTGAAATTAAGAATAACACAGATCGAAACACAATTGCTACAACAACAGAAATCATAGTGAATACCACAGAAAGTAATGATGAACAATACGATGATATAACAACAGAAACGGGTAAGGATGGTTGGAAGAGCAACGCTGATGCTTCGACTTTACCTCCAACGTTACTGTTTTCTGAACATGAAAAGGTTAAAATCGATCGTATTGATACGAAAGAAAATGAGAAAAAAGAAGAATTTCATCCAAAACCAGTCGTACATCAGGAAACAATGCGTCCATCTGTAATAAAGCTACGAGGAGC AAACGCATGCGAAACCAAGGAAGAGATGGCAGCTCCTTTCTGGGCGAACAGCACGCGCGGGGAGATGCTAGCTCTCCTCAACATGTATCCCTTCGAGCAGTACATACACCTGGAGACGTGCGTGCACAAGCATAAACAAATGTACTGCAGGGAAGGGTGCAG ATGTGAACAGCAGTTCCGACTCCATCGCTTGCTGGCTTACGACCCACGTAACGAATGTCGCGGCATCTTCGCGGACTGGTTCAAATTCCCAGCGTGTTGTGTGTGCAAGTGCTATGACGTGCCTCTCGAGTTCCGCGCTCGATCACCCAGGATCCTGCACCCTCAGTACGACGAAGAAGTTAAAAGACTGATCTATGAGGACGTGGCGAGAGACTGGTACACCATGTCCTATGAGGACCCCGATGagttatattga
- the LOC135193751 gene encoding uncharacterized protein LOC135193751 — protein sequence PLPPTPPSHTPSTCTSSRPKSVTFCAHCKYDKPSVPSDIDVRYYSDPGQPDTPKQKTKKKPKEAKKDSTDSDLKYYSEPDAKYFEIDYEFLKELKKIARNNCPKCKRKRPRKTDKDSHRYKDKNRLKPPRHVRMKENYVLCNGRYHSDMEHCRYCCKICNRSTDTLDSMEDEYSLVSRSYSLPSSKATISSRSKSTPTNRPRERKNSVQSNKSVSFLESSNEESLKDEPNYTASSFTNDLKKFLLKPSSPRLSLREKFIISFKQELEATKRSPKLKAIKGLWKSY from the coding sequence CCCCTGCCCCCCACGCCCCCTTCCCACACCCCCTCCACGTGTACCTCCTCCAGACCGAAGTCGGTTACATTCTGTGCTCACTGTAAGTATGACAAACCATCTGTTCCTTCAGACATCGATGTAAGGTACTACTCGGATCCCGGCCAACCGGACACTCCCAAACAGAAGACTAAGAAGAAACCCAAGGAAGCCAAAAAAGATTCTACTGACAGCGACCTGAAATATTACTCCGAACCGGACGCTAAATATTTCGAAATCGACTACGAATTTCTAAAGgaacttaaaaaaatagctcGTAACAACTGTCCCAAATGCAAACGGAAGCGGCCGAGGAAAACTGACAAGGACTCGCATAGATATAAAGACAAAAACAGGCTGAAACCGCCTCGACACGTGAGGATGAAGGAAAACTACGTCCTGTGCAATGGCAGGTATCACAGTGATATGGAACATTGCCGGTATTGCTGCAAAATATGTAACCGTTCAACGGACACCCTCGACTCCATGGAGGACGAGTATTCCCTCGTATCGAGGAGTTATAGTCTTCCATCTAGCAAAGCTACTATTAGTTCTCGCTCGAAATCGACTCCAACGAATCGTCCGCGAGAAAGAAAGAACTCGGTTCAATCGAATAAGTCCGTGTCGTTTCTCGAATCGAGCAATGAGGAATCGTTAAAAGACGAGCCGAATTACACAGCGAGTAGTTTTACAAATGACCTAAAAAAGTTCCTTCTAAAACCGTCTTCTCCTCGACTTAGCTTGCGCGAGAAGTTCATCATCAGTTTCAAACAAGAGTTGGAGGCTACGAAAAGGTCGCCGAAGCTCAAAGCCATTAAGGGCCTTTGGAAGTCTTATTGA